AGGCCCACCGCAATTTTGAGAAAGAGTAGCCAAGTGTAAGTCGGAGTGTACTGATCTATCAAATACAAAATACCGATAGTCACTACACAGTTTACCACAGATTTAAGTGTGGCTATTCCTTGCAATTTCAAATCTATGTGTTTTTTGAGAAGGAAATAAATGATAACTTTTTGAAGAAACTGGCTCAGGGTGGTAGCGAGAGCCATACCTACTGCCCCAAACTGGTAAGCCATCGGAATACCGACGCCTAAGTTAACTACAGTAGACAGTCGGGCAATCAGCAATATTTTGGGTTTCTTAATTGTCTTTGCTACCATCCCCAGCGGAATACTATTAAAGATCAGAAAAACTAAGAATATACAAATAGGAAGGTAGGCTTGCTGGGTATATTCTTGCTTGAGCGCGAAATCTAGCATTTCCCTACCCAGAGGAACAAATATGGCTATTGCCAGAAAGCTCACAATATTATTTGCATTGTATATGATTGAGAAACTACGGTTAATGTCTGAATCTCGCTGAGAAGCATCAAATTTGGTGTACAGAGCTACCTCAAAAATATGCTTGAACATAAGATGCGGGTAGAACTTAAGGAATTTGGTAAGAATCCGCGTGGAGATAGCGTAGATCGCCACTTGTACATTGTTAGAGAAGTAAGCCAGTATGTACCGATCAATGTCAGTACCTAAAAAAGAGCCGCCTAGCTTATCAATGTAACTCGCCTTTCGGTACGCTTTTTCGTCGGGGGTTTCTTCCCTTTTGCGAATAATGCGCTTCAGGCCGGGAAACCCATAATTACGTACAAAGAAAAAAGAGGATAGCACCGTGAAAAGAGTTTCACACGCAGCAAATCCAATAATAAAGAATAGAAATTCTTCCTGCTGGTTGATTCCCACCACCACCACGGCAACTCGCGATAACTCATAAACCACATTGGTGCCAAATACAATATCTTGGGAAAGCCGTATTAAGAAAGCTTGTTTAAGAATTGTGTTGCCGATGGATAGAACAACGATGATCTGAAATATGGCAAAGTGAAGGAAAAAACCATTCAGGCCAATACTGTCATCAAAGTAGTTAAAAGTCAGGATTAACAATAGTGTGATGGCGGTAGCAATTACTACCCGGCGGCCTACTATGTGCCACACCACATATCCTACTTGTTTATTGTCTTCTAAGGAGGGAATGTAGCGGAACAAGTACTGGTCGTAACCAAATGAGATAAATAGGTTGAGCATGGGCACCATCCCATTCAGTATTGCGTAGGCACCGTATTCTATCGGAGGCAGGTAGCGTACCAGTAATATCATGCCGAACAAGGCAACTAGCACGTTGAGAACGGATATTGCCACTGAGTACGGAATAGCGGATTTGGTTCGGGTTTTTATTGACATGAGCTATAGAAACAAGGCACTGAATTAGTGAGTAACTTGGTGAAGTCGCAAGTAGTAAGATATGCCACTTCTGATTCCCTTTTCCCTAATATGGAACCGGAATGCGTTATAACCACTGATTAGTGCCAATAAATTTTTATTAATAGAAGATAAGGCGCGGTGCTGCTCGGCATAGTCAAGAGAGTACCCACTTTTAGTAGCCGACGGAAACGTTATTTCCTCAATGCGCTTGATGACTGCTTGAGATAGTTCTGCCTGATACTTCTTTTTATTACTACCCACAATCTGCTTAGCATTTTTAGCATCACCGTGGTTCTCCGCCGATTTGTTTAGCGTCATCATGGCTGCCTGATAACTTATTCCTACAAATTGGCAAATCTGCCGAAGTATCTTCTCCGGCTGATCCAGTAGTGCTTCGTACTGAATCTCGAGATAGCTATCGGCAAATAGGGCAGCATCAGTGCGGGCTTGCTTTACAGATTGATGCCAAACATCAGCAAATAAAAGTGGATTTTTTCCCCATAATTTTTTAGCGGACAAACAGCAATCGCGCGGATCGCGAATGATATGAATAAATTTTGCGTGAGGAAAAATTTCTTGTTTAAGAATTCTCATCTTGGTAACGTAGCTGGGGGTTTTATCACCAAAAACAGTATTCATTGAGGGTTTAGAGCCGTAAAATCTCAGTAAAAACTCAAAAAGATCGGCCCAGCCAGAAAATTCGGAAGCCGCTGCTAACCAAGTAGCTTTATCTAAGAATTTTCCCCTCCGTTTTGTGTCTCTAAAAAATGGAGTTTTAGCTAGTTCGTCATAGAAAGCTTTCATTCCTTGCGGGTATTCTGGGCACTGGTGATCGAACTTTTCGTATAAATAAGGGATAAAGTGCGTTTCTACGCTAGAAATACTGATTTTTGAGTGTTGGTTTAGTAGTGTTCTTAATAACTTTGTGCCACTTCTGGGCATACCTACAATGAAAATAGGTCCTTTAAAGGTATTCATTTTAAGTAGGTTGGTGTTATTGGTGAAAAGTCAGTCGCTGCCCTCGCTTTGTTAATTGCTGCATTATTATTTTTCAAGTACTCATCGAGTAATTTGGTTAGGTAAGAGTAAGGAATACTGCCTACCAGAATAGTAAACATATTCGGGAGTTGTATAGTGAAATCATGAGGAGTTCTAAGAAAAGCTATAAAGTAGAAAATAGTCTTTTAACGCATTAAAATTAAAAATTTGCTCATATTTTAGCGCGACTACTACCAACCCTTAGATGGACTAAACTTACTTGAGGCCAAGCGGCTTTTGCGGAATAAATACAAAGAGACTAAATTATCTCAATCTTCACCATTGCTAAACGACCGAAACAACAGGCGTCATTTTTAAATTTTATCATGCTTCCGCTAAGAAGACTGCA
This region of Tunicatimonas pelagia genomic DNA includes:
- a CDS encoding oligosaccharide flippase family protein, with the protein product MSIKTRTKSAIPYSVAISVLNVLVALFGMILLVRYLPPIEYGAYAILNGMVPMLNLFISFGYDQYLFRYIPSLEDNKQVGYVVWHIVGRRVVIATAITLLLILTFNYFDDSIGLNGFFLHFAIFQIIVVLSIGNTILKQAFLIRLSQDIVFGTNVVYELSRVAVVVVGINQQEEFLFFIIGFAACETLFTVLSSFFFVRNYGFPGLKRIIRKREETPDEKAYRKASYIDKLGGSFLGTDIDRYILAYFSNNVQVAIYAISTRILTKFLKFYPHLMFKHIFEVALYTKFDASQRDSDINRSFSIIYNANNIVSFLAIAIFVPLGREMLDFALKQEYTQQAYLPICIFLVFLIFNSIPLGMVAKTIKKPKILLIARLSTVVNLGVGIPMAYQFGAVGMALATTLSQFLQKVIIYFLLKKHIDLKLQGIATLKSVVNCVVTIGILYLIDQYTPTYTWLLFLKIAVGLGLYLLLMKFNSVFSAEDKERLLTLLPKKLQKPAGYVL
- a CDS encoding sulfotransferase family protein encodes the protein MNTFKGPIFIVGMPRSGTKLLRTLLNQHSKISISSVETHFIPYLYEKFDHQCPEYPQGMKAFYDELAKTPFFRDTKRRGKFLDKATWLAAASEFSGWADLFEFLLRFYGSKPSMNTVFGDKTPSYVTKMRILKQEIFPHAKFIHIIRDPRDCCLSAKKLWGKNPLLFADVWHQSVKQARTDAALFADSYLEIQYEALLDQPEKILRQICQFVGISYQAAMMTLNKSAENHGDAKNAKQIVGSNKKKYQAELSQAVIKRIEEITFPSATKSGYSLDYAEQHRALSSINKNLLALISGYNAFRFHIREKGIRSGISYYLRLHQVTH